A genome region from Geodermatophilus bullaregiensis includes the following:
- a CDS encoding DUF3039 domain-containing protein translates to MSDTDLLEKPDVRDADTGNANEVFHYVRKNKIAESAVMGTLVEALCGEVFPVTKSPKPGSPVCPACKEVYEQLKRD, encoded by the coding sequence GTGAGCGACACCGACCTCCTCGAGAAGCCCGACGTCCGCGACGCCGACACCGGCAACGCCAACGAGGTCTTCCACTACGTCCGGAAGAACAAGATCGCCGAGAGTGCCGTCATGGGCACCCTGGTCGAGGCCCTGTGCGGCGAGGTCTTCCCGGTGACCAAGAGCCCCAAGCCCGGCAGCCCGGTGTGCCCGGCCTGCAAGGAGGTCTACGAGCAGCTCAAGAGGGACTGA
- a CDS encoding YihY/virulence factor BrkB family protein, whose amino-acid sequence MSTVRAGGRSRTDGTAGEGPPAGPPPPDTPAAGEDGAAPASGARRAEVDRPGRLDHWPTVVRVPLEVLGHTVAKAWKDRILGLSGEAAFWQILSVPPLLIGLLGSLGYLGNWIGAASVQTIEDTLLRASSEVVTPDVVDGLVRPTLADILGSGRLDVVSLGFLLSLWAGSSATATFMNTIVIAYDQRDVRGPIATRLMALWLFVVGLLLAVVTLPLLVLGPGLLVALLPQDWQDTANLLVNAVYGPLVLVGLLLALTSFYHVILPRRLPWHRHLPGTVLAIAFFVVVATALRLYVTDILVAALPYGALATPIAALLFLFFFGMSLLLGAELNATVQERWPAPLRRHTRRAQRRRAAELDAEARRLGLG is encoded by the coding sequence GTGAGCACCGTGCGGGCCGGCGGGCGGTCCCGCACCGACGGGACCGCCGGAGAGGGACCCCCGGCCGGTCCCCCGCCCCCGGACACACCGGCGGCGGGAGAGGACGGCGCCGCGCCGGCGTCCGGGGCGCGGCGCGCCGAGGTCGACCGGCCCGGCCGGCTCGACCACTGGCCGACCGTCGTCCGGGTACCGCTGGAGGTGCTCGGCCACACCGTGGCCAAGGCCTGGAAGGACCGCATCCTCGGGCTGTCGGGCGAGGCGGCCTTCTGGCAGATCCTCTCCGTGCCGCCCCTGCTCATCGGTCTGCTCGGCTCGCTGGGCTACCTGGGCAACTGGATCGGCGCCGCGTCGGTGCAGACCATCGAGGACACCCTGCTGCGGGCCTCGAGCGAGGTGGTGACCCCCGACGTCGTCGACGGGCTCGTCCGTCCCACCCTGGCCGACATCCTCGGCTCCGGGCGGCTCGACGTGGTCAGCCTCGGCTTCCTGCTCAGCCTGTGGGCCGGGTCGTCGGCGACGGCGACCTTCATGAACACCATCGTCATCGCCTACGACCAGCGCGACGTCCGCGGCCCGATCGCCACCCGGCTCATGGCGCTGTGGCTGTTCGTCGTAGGCCTGCTGCTGGCCGTGGTCACCCTGCCGCTGCTGGTGCTGGGACCCGGGCTGCTCGTGGCGCTGCTGCCCCAGGACTGGCAGGACACGGCGAACCTGCTGGTGAACGCGGTCTACGGGCCGCTGGTGCTCGTCGGCCTGCTGCTGGCCCTGACGAGCTTCTACCACGTGATCCTGCCCCGGCGGCTGCCGTGGCACCGGCACCTGCCGGGCACGGTGCTGGCGATCGCGTTCTTCGTGGTGGTGGCGACGGCGCTGCGGCTCTACGTCACCGACATCCTCGTCGCGGCGCTGCCCTACGGGGCGCTGGCCACCCCGATCGCGGCGCTGCTGTTCCTGTTCTTCTTCGGCATGTCGCTGCTGCTCGGCGCCGAGCTCAACGCGACGGTGCAGGAGCGCTGGCCGGCGCCGCTGCGGCGGCACACCCGCCGCGCCCAGCGCCGGCGTGCCGCCGAGCTCGACGCGGAGGCCAGGCGCCTCGGCCTCGGCTGA